In Glycine max cultivar Williams 82 chromosome 10, Glycine_max_v4.0, whole genome shotgun sequence, the DNA window ATGCCCTTTGGTTGTAAACTctaattctttcttttcttgtttttgcaTCAAGTACCCCACCATTGCACTTCCATGGCAagcatttctatttttaatcttgtttctctttattattaagaaaaactATGTGGTTAGGGGGGGGCTACATAAAACTCTTGGTTCTTACTCATctatacactattttttttcttatggtaTTTATTCTTATACAAGAGCCTTTTACACATCAGTTTCATGACTAGAGTTGTAAACCAGCATGACCCACAACTTCCACTTGCATTAACTTTTTGTGCTCTGCTGCTCTGCACGAGCTCTTTTGAATGAAGAGACAAAAACAACATGCAATGAGATTGTTGGCCTCACCGCCGACAATTACATAGTATATATTTCATAAACATTCAACCCAAAAATCATTATAGAGCATGGCCTTTacttaattatgattattagtAGTAGCAACATAACATAACTCAAATGGTTGGTGATTTATTTTTTGGTCCAGTATTTGAATACAATGCCAAATTCCATAATGTGATGCGAGTGACACATGCCATTTACAAGACATGCAACGCATCATCCCCTATTGCTACCTTCACCACTGGCAAAGACTCCATCAACATAACCAATCATGGCCACCACTTCTTCTTCTGCGGCGTCCCTGGTCACTGCCAAGCAGGACAGAAGGTTGATATTAACGTGCTCAGCATTTCTGCAGAGGCACCTACTCCTTCAGGTTCAGCTTTGGCCTCTCCAACAGTTCAAACCTCCACTGTGCCTGCACCTTCTCCTAGCAATGCTACCCCATTGATTTCTCTAAAGGGATCTTTTGGTTCGGTGGGTTTTAATATGACAGTGTTTTGTTTAGTTTGGTTTATGTACTCTTTTttttaggggggggggggggggggggggggggtgttgaAACTGATGAAGGGCATTTCTCCAACTCCTTTTTGCCTAGATCGTTGGCACGTTTGTAAACCATTTGAATGACAAAGAAAACATTTATTAGATATATTACAATGTATTTTTCCTCCAAACATGGTTTTGTATGTTTAGTTACATATGTATGGAAAAACATCGGTCGAGAGATATCaatcccataaataaaatagattttagTATTTTGAGTGTATTTTTTCTTTGCATCTATGATTTTAAAgggttgaaataaataaataaataaatatgattctATTGTCTTTGTCATACTCATAAATATCGGGGGAAGGGGGGATTAAGTGAAAATCTGATAGTATGGAAGAGGGCTTAAGGGATTTAAAAGGAACTAACAAAAATTTGATCTTTTGTTGTTGaacaaaaaaaaggtaaagtTAGGGTATAAATGTATACATCTATGATCTCGACAGAGCTCCTATTGTTGCAGTTGGAGCCTCGCGAGGACCAAGTAACGCAACAAAGCGTACTATTTAAATCTGTTTAAAACGGGCATGTTtttgacaaaagaaaaaaaaaactttgatgcatgccaaTGTCATCTCACTAACATGAAAAACATTCCCTGttgtttaccaaaaaaaaagtccctgtATTCCTAGTTTCCAGTTACTTCTAATTTAAGTATATTTAgctctttttaatatttcaagAATACTAAacgaatttaatttaatttactaaataattctagtacttaaaaattaaattactaaataattcatatataagaaaaaaaaaatatcaaaatgctATTGAATGGGTAGCTATTGAACTATTGATTGATtcacaataataatagaaatgaatatattaaattaaaaactaaagtaacattcagaagaaaaaattataaaaatggcaTAAGTGAACTTGAACTTAACGGACCGtaagctttttaaaataataagttgCAAGATCGTTCCCATTGGATGCTTCTGCTATGTTGCTTACGATGAGTATGAGTCACAGTCTTTGTTTACCTCTCTCTTTTATGTTGTGGTTGGTAAATGGGGATGGGGTGGAGACCCTCAATTTTCACAACGTTTTCTGAGAAACATCAGTTCTTGAGAGCTCATTGTACATATCAGATATTGCTTTTGCAAAATATTCCTTCGCTTGAGGCCTCTTAACCTGAAAAGTTGCATGCACATACACAAAAGATGATTTATTGCCACACTGCaggttaaaaatgaaaaacagatCATCTTAAGACTCAAAGCTTGCCTTGAATGTCGGAGTCAACAGACCATTTTCCAACGTAAATGGTTCGAGCACTAAAGTGACAGCTTTTACGAATTCAAAACCTCTAAGCTACAGG includes these proteins:
- the LOC100784694 gene encoding mavicyanin yields the protein MALVERVVVLFIVMAFVQVSFAAVYKVGDSAGWTTLGTIDYRKWAATKNFQIGDTIIFEYNAKFHNVMRVTHAIYKTCNASSPIATFTTGKDSINITNHGHHFFFCGVPGHCQAGQKVDINVLSISAEAPTPSGSALASPTVQTSTVPAPSPSNATPLISLKGSFGSVGFNMTVFCLVWFMYSFF